TTTTCGTTCTTGATTGTTGGAACTGAACTCTACCATCTACCACCCGCGCCCCCCGCCGCCGCCTCCGCCTCCGCCGGAAAAGCCGCCGCCGGACGAGCCTTCGAAGCTGCCGCCGGAGGACGAGCCGGGGGCGCGCGAGGCGGCGCCGAGGCTGGACGAGAAGTCTTTGGAGAAGTCGTTCAATCCGCAGGCGATGCCGCTCGTTCCTCCCCATAAGGTGCCTGCGGCGCCCGAGCGCCAGGCGGGACCGTCGCTCCACGAGGGCTGCCAGGCCGCGGCGGCGAGGACTTTTTCGAAGCGGTTCGCCCACGTTTGGGCGCAGTCCATGGCGACGGCGTAGGGGAGCAGTTCTTCGAAAAGCGCGGGCGTGTCGTCGGGGGCGTTCAGCATCTCCAGGCGGTCCTTTTCCGCGGCCGTGATGAACATTTTCAGTCCCAGCGCCTGCTCGAACTGTTTCCGTCCTTTGTCCGTCCAGAAGATCAGCCTTTTCCCCAGAGGCAGTCCCAGCAGCGCCAGCGCCGCGCCCGCGAAGGTAAGGGGACGGTCGCTGCTGTGCGCCGCGACCATCGCCAGCAATGCCGTAACGAAGACGCTCGCCTGCGCCGCAAAGAAGCCCTTCAGGCCGAAGGCGTTCCGGAGCGAGCGTGCGAAGCTTCGCGGCGCGAGCGTGGGCTCTCGCCGCGCATACCGCAGCGACAGGAGCGCCAGCGCGCCCAAGAGCAGGGCGACGGCTCCCCACTCGGCGGAGACGGCCTCGGTCAGCAGGAACAACGCCCCCGCCGCCGCGCCGGCCAGCAAAGCCGAATAAGCGCGGCGCAGCGGCGCGCGCCGGTCGAGAAAGTTGCCTTCGGCGCGTTTTTTGGCGTCGCCCTTGATCAGTTCGAGCGACTTTTCGAAACGTTTGCGATAGGCGTTGGTCACGTTCAGCGCCTCTTGGGAGGAAGAAGGGAAGAGCGTGTCCATCAGCGCGGCGGGCAATCCGTCGGACGGCGCGCCGCCGGTCTTTTCGAGGCGGTAGCCGCTGCGCCGGTCGCCGCTGATTTTCAGCGCGCCGTTTACCGCCAGGGCGGTCAGCTCGGCGCCGAGGCTGGCAAAGTCGTCGGTCCCGCGCGTGAGGCGCCGCGCCAGCGAGGGCGTCATGTCCCTGGGCGCGTGAAAGAGCGGGATCACGGTGATCTCGCCGCTGTGCTCGCCGCGGGCGCGCAGCGCGCCCCAGACGAGGCAGATGGCGGCCAGCGCCGTGCCGGCCCACATCAGCCCTCTGGCAATGGCGTCGCCGTGGGCGGAGACGAAATCCCCGAAGCGCTCGCCGAAGGAAGGCTGCGGCGGCGCGACGACGCCTTTCGGCCACGAATAGACGACGGTCAGTCCTTCGCCGGGCTGCAACGCCC
This is a stretch of genomic DNA from Pyramidobacter piscolens W5455. It encodes these proteins:
- a CDS encoding DUF2207 domain-containing protein; the protein is MSARRSSFVRLLALLGALCLGGAAQAAGEPRRERILRFDVGATVNEDASLTVREDLEFIAMGVKISRGIIRGIPVRYRDENGRPIAVGLKVLSTSVDGVELPWKESNEGRGRFIRIGDPKRTLSPGVHRLSLTYRTTKQLGFFADHDELYWNVTGNDWDLPIQNASFRLALPGKSAGDGFGRVGWYAGRYGSTSSDGARLDDSRAVVTTRALQPGEGLTVVYSWPKGVVAPPQPSFGERFGDFVSAHGDAIARGLMWAGTALAAICLVWGALRARGEHSGEITVIPLFHAPRDMTPSLARRLTRGTDDFASLGAELTALAVNGALKISGDRRSGYRLEKTGGAPSDGLPAALMDTLFPSSSQEALNVTNAYRKRFEKSLELIKGDAKKRAEGNFLDRRAPLRRAYSALLAGAAAGALFLLTEAVSAEWGAVALLLGALALLSLRYARREPTLAPRSFARSLRNAFGLKGFFAAQASVFVTALLAMVAAHSSDRPLTFAGAALALLGLPLGKRLIFWTDKGRKQFEQALGLKMFITAAEKDRLEMLNAPDDTPALFEELLPYAVAMDCAQTWANRFEKVLAAAAWQPSWSDGPAWRSGAAGTLWGGTSGIACGLNDFSKDFSSSLGAASRAPGSSSGGSFEGSSGGGFSGGGGGGGGGRGW